The Gloeomargarita lithophora Alchichica-D10 genomic sequence CAAATTGGCCGTTTGCTGGGGGCCGATGCGGTGATTATTGGCACCATTACCCAGTTCAACATTGAACAATCGCAATCTGGTGTAAATGTGGGTCTGTTCGGCATTTCCACGAGTAGTCAAAAGCAAAAAGCCGATGTGAAACTCAACGCCCGGATTGTGAATACCAGCACGGGCGAGATTTTGGCGGTGGCGGAAGGAACCGGCACGGCGGATAAGGGTACGGGCGGTGCTACGGTTTATGGAATTGGGGGCGGCAGTCGAACCGATGCCCGGGATCAATTGCTCAGTGCCGCCGCCGAACAAGCAGTGGCGCAACTCGCCGACGGTCTTGCCCAGCAATCGGCAACCCTAGCGGCTTTACCTGCGTTACTTCCGAATGTGATTGCAATTGTGGCGGATGTGGCACCGGGGCGGGTAATTTTGAACAAGGGGGCGAAAGATGGCCTCAAGCCGGGGATGGTGATGTCCGTCGAGCGGGTAATGCGAGAAATCAAAGACCCGCAAACCGGCAAAGTCCTGCGGGCGGATACCCAGCCCGTGGGTCGGGTACAACTGACGGAAGTGGATGCGGTGTCGGCGGTGGGGCGCATTCTCAGTGGTCAAGGGTTGAAGGTCGGGGATGCGGCCAAACCGGTTGAGTAGGCGCCGTAAATATCTCCGTGAATATCTATGGTGAGAAAGCGAACCCGCCCGAGAACGATACATTTTTGGCAAGA encodes the following:
- a CDS encoding CsgG/HfaB family protein; translated protein: MNTGVKLLTLGMLALGGLSVALPTAVVAQGVGLEQIQVQTKKRLAVLDFDFASTGLTGLGLTGTVGPAKGVSDLLTNRLVQNGTFIMVERSRINQILAEQNLGATGRIEPATAAQIGRLLGADAVIIGTITQFNIEQSQSGVNVGLFGISTSSQKQKADVKLNARIVNTSTGEILAVAEGTGTADKGTGGATVYGIGGGSRTDARDQLLSAAAEQAVAQLADGLAQQSATLAALPALLPNVIAIVADVAPGRVILNKGAKDGLKPGMVMSVERVMREIKDPQTGKVLRADTQPVGRVQLTEVDAVSAVGRILSGQGLKVGDAAKPVE